Proteins encoded together in one Cicer arietinum cultivar CDC Frontier isolate Library 1 chromosome 4, Cicar.CDCFrontier_v2.0, whole genome shotgun sequence window:
- the LOC101503736 gene encoding FT-interacting protein 7-like, whose protein sequence is MVMMRITYTAVDVTRHSLIKYVICPMQVEKMANQSSNESAPKETCVNTDAANEGDKLTRRYDLVEEMKFLFVRVIRVRDFPTIHNLYVEIKLGNMKATTLFLENTSSWNQVFAFETEKIHSINIDILVKDKTMATNMSHEFIGHVKFCVGEVPKRVPPESSLAPQWYKLEDKTGKNLIRGDIMLSLWIGTQADEYFPHAWCSDATRINGNAIGFTRSKVYMSPTLWYLRVNVIQAHDLLLKFHPEKSDIFVQVDLGGLRLRTSFGKSEKRKAFWNEDLMFVAQEPFNETLILSIEQGTLVDHVSLGTLMLNLKDVQKRLNDAPADSLWYNLDRPGIIENAKEVKFASKLNARISLDGAYHVMDEAIEYSSDYRPSSRELWSSSIGVLELGILKGTNLMPMKRGGRTDAYCVAKYGPKWVRTRTIVDSLSPNWNEQYVWEVYEPFTVITIAVFDNNKILDTETRARGTRDTIMAKIRIRLSTLERGKVYTHSYPLIGLQPFGVKKMGEIHLAVRFSWPFVSSLNMCQFYSTPLFPVIHYLSPLSNSQFDNLRNQTVHIIARSLSRAEPALGREVVCFMLDMRSDMWSMRKGISNYNRIMSLISDFVAFMKWLEDIKHWKNPTATLLFHFLCILVVLFPEAIFPLISFYLFWIGLKRYVNRPKNPCHIDATLSGADTTNPEDLEEELDVFPTQIGGEQLRRRYDRLRVIGRNAQTAADHLATIGERLQSLCSWRDPRATTLFLLFCVVGLLVTIVVPSQVIIFIWIMFYLRHPRFRNSDPLVPHNFFTRMPSKQAFIL, encoded by the exons ATGGTGATGATGCGGATTACTTATACGGCGGTTGACGTGACACGTCACTCACTGA taaaatatgttatttgtcCAATGCAGGTTGAGAAAATGGCAAATCAAAGTAGTAATGAATCTGCACCAAAGGAGACTTGTGTCAACACTGATGCTGCAAATGAAGGTGACAAGCTTACAAGAAGATACGACTTAGTTGAAGAAATGAAGTTCTTATTTGTAAGGGTCATAAGGGTAAGAGACTTTCCTACGATCCACAACCTCTATGTAGAAATCAAACTTGGAAACATGAAAGCAACAACACTTTTCTTAGAAAACACTTCATCATGGAACCAAGTTTTTGCTTTTGAAACAGAAAAAATCCATTCCATCAACATAGACATATTGGTTAaggacaagacaatggctacaAACATGTCACATGAGTTCATTGGTCATGTTAAATTCTGTGTTGGTGAAGTTCCAAAAAGGGTCCCACCAGAATCTTCATTAGCACCACAATGGTATAAGCTAGAGGATAAAACAGGTAAAAATCTTATTAGAGGAGATATCATGTTGTCTTTGTGGATTGGAACACAAGCAGATGAATATTTCCCTCATGCAtggtgttctgatgcaacaagAATAAATGGTAATGCTATTGGTTTTACACGTTCTAAGGTATATATGTCACCAACTCTTTGGTATCTAAGAGTCAATGTGATTCAAGCACATGACTTGTTACTCAAGTTTCATCCTGAAAAATCAGATATTTTTGTTCAAGTTGATTTAGGTGGCTTGCGTTTGAGAACTAGTTTTGGCAAGAgtgaaaaaagaaaagcatTTTGGAATGAGGATTTGATGTTTGTTGCACAAGAGCCATTCAATGAAACACTAATCCTAAGTATTGAACAAGGAACATTGGTTGATCATGTTAGCTTAGGAACACTTATGCTTAATTTGAAGGATGTTCAAAAAAGATTAAATGATGCACCTGCTGATAGTTTATGGTATAATCTTGATAGACCAGGAATAATTGAGAATGCAAAGGAAGTGAAATTTGCTAGTAAACTTAATGCTAGAATTTCTTTAGATGGTGCTTATCATGTTATGGATGAAGCTATTGAATATAGTAGTGATTATAGGCCTTCATCAAGAGAACTTTGGAGTTCAAGCATTGGTGTTTTGGAGCTTGGAATCTTAAAGGGTACTAATTTGATGCCAATGAAAAGAGGAGGAAGAACTGATGCATATTGTGTAGCAAAATATGGACCAAAATGGGTGAGAACAAGAACAATAGTTGATAGTCTTTCACCAAATTGGAATGAACAATATGTTTGGGAAGTTTATGAGCCATTCACTGTCATAACCATTGCAGTTTTTGACAACAATAAGATATTAGACACTGAAACTAGAGCTAGAGGAACAAGAGATACTATAATGGCGAAGATAAGGATTCGGTTATCGACGTTGGAACGAGGCAAAGTTTATACACATTCTTACCCTCTTATAGGTTTGCAACCTTTTGGTGTAAAGAAAATGGGAGAAATTCATTTGGCAGTGAGATTTTCTTGGCCATTTGTTTCATCACTTAATATGTGTCAATTTTATAGTACACCTTTGTTTCCTGTGATACATTATCTTTCACCATTATCTAATTCACAGTTTGATAATTTGAGGAATCAAACTGTTCATATTATAGCAAGGAGTTTGAGTAGAGCAGAACCAGCACTTGGAAGAGAAGTTGTGTGTTTTATGCTTGATATGAGATCAGATATGTGGAGTATGAGAAAAGGAATATCAAATTATAACAGGATTATGAGTCTTATAAGTGATTTTGTTGCTTTTATGAAATGGTTAGAGGATATAAAGCATTGGAAGAATCCAACTGCTACATtgctttttcattttctttgcatacttgttgttttgtttccagaggcaatttttcctttaatcaGTTTCTATTTATTTTGGATCGGTTTGAAGCGTTATGTCAATAGGCCAAAAAATCCTTGTCACATTGATGCAACATTGTCCGGTGCTGACACGACGAATCCTGAGGATTTAGAAGAAGAACTCGATGTTTTTCCGACTCAAATTGGAGGGGAACAATTGAGAAGGAGGTATGATCGATTGCGAGTTATCGGTCGGAACGCGCAAACAGCAGCAGATCATTTGGCTACTATTGGAGAGAGGCTGCAATCTCTTTGTAGTTGGAGGGATCCAAGAGCTACAACATTGTTTTTGCTATTTTGTGTTGTTGGTCTTCTTGTCACAATTGTTGTTCCTTCTCAAGTTATTATATTCATTTGGATCATGTTTTACCTAAGGCATCCAAGATTCAGAAACAGTGATCCTTTGGTTCCTCATAATTTCTTCACCAGAATGCCTTCCAAACAAGCTTTTATACTATGA